Genomic window (Pradoshia sp. D12):
AGGAAAATAGTAAAGCGCTTGATCATATTCAACGGTTTAGCGAGGATTTGGAGCAAGATGAAGGGTTTTTGATGGTGTTAGCTGAAAAAGAGTATAATTCTCTTGAATTAACTGAAAAGGACGGGATTTTAAAAGTTCCCATATCTTCTCTTGGAAAGGTGCCAAAACCTTTACAAAGGAGGGTGATTCATCTAATATTAAACTATCTTTATCAAGTGAAACCTTATGTATTTTCATACGTACATATAGAGTGTATTCAGTCTTTATTGACAGAATCCAATCCTTCCACCTCCGTGCAATTACCTTCTGGGCTTCAAGTTACGAAAGCATATGATCAGTTGCTTTTCCATTTTGGAAGGCTGCCATCAGTAACTTTATCAAAGGAACTCCGTATACCGGGGAAGACGGCTCTTGCGAATGGCGCCGTTATTGAAACAGTACTGCTGGATCCCTTATCTGAAAAATGGGAGCATGCATCTCGATATACATGTATTTTACCTTTAAGTGAAGAGGACTTACCATTAAGGGTGCGGAATAAGCGGGATGGAGATCGTTATCAGCCTAAAGGCTTCACGGGCCATAAAAAACTGAAAAAGCTGTTTCTTGAACACAAGATACCTGTGCATGAGCGGGAGAGTTGGCCAATTATTGTTAATAAGAATGATCAAATTGTTTGGATACCAGGTCTGCAAAAGATTAATTTAGAAAAGACCCCGATGCCAGCCATCATGATAAAGTATGTTGAATAATGCTCTTCTAGGAGGACTACCGAATGACGATTCATAATGATATTGAGAAAATTTTGATTTCAGAAGAAGAAATCCAAGGCAAAATTAAAGAACTCGGGGCTTTGCTTACAGAGGAATACGAGGATCTTAATCCATTAGTGATAGGTGTGCTGAAAGGTGCAATGCCTTTTATGAACGATTTATTAAAGCATGTAGACAGCTATTTGGAAATGGATTTCATGGATGTTTCCAGCTATGGTACTTCTACGGTTTCAAGCGGTGAAGTTAAAATCATTAAAGATTTAAACACATCTGTAGAAGGCAGAGATTTGCTGATTATTGAAGATATCATAGACAGCGGTCTTACCCTCTCTTATTTAGTGGATTTATTTAAATACAGAAAAGCTAAATCCATCAAGCTTGTCACATTATTGGATAAGCCATCCGGAAGAAAAGCGGATATACATGCGGATTACGCTTGCTTTAATGTACCTGACGAATTTGTTGTCGGATACGGGCTTGACTACATGGAAAAATACAGAAACATTCCATACATTGGCGTGTTAAAAAGGGAAGTTTACGAAACTGCCAAATAGGGATATAGATGATTAATAACCGCTATTCACATAATAGACTGTGCTATGATCTTTATATAAAATATATAAGTAACCTGATTGTAGATACGAATACTATATTTAGTTTTTTGGGAGGAGGTTAGGGATGAACCGTATTTTTAGAAATACCATATTCTATTTACTTATTTTTGTGGCGATTATCGGAGTAGTAAGTGTGTTTAACCAAAATTCCGAGCCAACTAAACATATTTCTAATAATGAGTTTATTGAAAGCCTTGAAAAAGGTGAGGTTAAATCCGCTGATTTACAGGTGGAACGCGGAGTATATTCTGTTAAGGGTCAATTAAAGGATGCTAAGGAAAATGAGTATTATTTAACATATATCCTTGCAGAACAGGCTGAAGAGGTTACTGACTTAATTGATGAACAGGGTGTAAAATCTACAGTTGCTCCAGCAAAAGAAACAAGTGTATGGGTAACATTCTTAACTTCAATTATTCCGTTCGTCATTATTTTGCTATTGTTCTTCTTCTTGATGAATAGTGCGCAAGGTGGCGGAAACAAAGTAATGAGCTTTGGTAAAAGTAAAGCTAAGCTTTACAGTGAAGAAAAGAAAAAAGTGCGCTTCAAAGATGTAGCAGGTGCTGATGAGGAAAAGCAAGAACTGGTTGAAGTTGTTGAGTTCTTGAAGGACCCTCGTAAATTTGCTGAATTAGGTGCGAGAATTCCAAAAGGTGTACTTTTAGTAGGACCTCCGGGAACAGGGAAAACCTTGCTTGCAAGAGCAGTAGCTGGTGAAGCAGGTGTACCTTTCTTCTCTATCAGTGGTTCAGACTTTGTTGAGATGTTCGTGGGTGTGGGTGCTTCCCGTGTGCGTGACCTTTTTGAAAATGCGAAGAAGAATGCACCATGTATTATTTTTATCGATGAAATCGATGCAGTTGGACGTCAGCGTGGAGCTGGCCTTGGCGGGGGACACGATGAACGTGAACAAACCCTGAACCAATTGCTTGTTGAAATGGATGGTTTCGGAGCAAATGAAGGTATCATTATCATTGCTGCTACAAACCGACCTGATATTCTTGACCCGGCTCTTTTACGTCCAGGCCGCTTTGACCGACAAATTACGGTTGACCGTCCTGACTTAATTGGAAGGGAAGCTGTACTTCGTGTACATGCACAAAACAAACCGCTTGATGAAAATGTGGATCTTAAAGCAATTGCGATGAGAACCCCAGGTTTCTCCGGTGCTGATTTAGAAAATCTCTTGAATGAAGCTGCTTTGGTAGCTGCAAGACAAGATAAGAAAAAAGTAGATATGAGCGACATTGATGAAGCAACGGATCGTGTGATTGCCGGTCCTGCTAAAAAAAGCCGTGTCATTTCTAAGAAAGAAAGAAATATTGTTGCCTTCCATGAATCCGGACATACGGTTATCGGGTTGGTACTTGACGAAGCAGATATGGTCCATAAGGTAACAATTGTTCCGCGTGGCCAGGCAGGTGGTTATGCTGTAATGCTTCCGCGTGAAGATCGTTACTTTATGACTAAGCCTGAACTGTTCGATAAGATTACCGGATTATTGGGCGGACGTGTTGCTGAAGAAATTGTCTTTGGTGAAGTGAGTACAGGAGCTCATAATGACTTCCAACGTGCTACAAGTATTGCCCGCAAAATGGTAACTGAATATGGAATGAGTGATAAACTCGGACCGATGCAATTTGGCCAGGCTTCAGGAGGCCAAGTATTCTTAGGTCGCGATATTAATAGTGAGCAAAACTATTCTGATAAGATTGCTTATGAAATTGATATCGAAATCCAAAATATCATCAAAACTTGCTATGAACGTGCAAGAAAAATTCTTACTGAAAACCGCAGTAAGTTAGACTTAATTGCTAATACATTACTTGAGATTGAAACGTTAGATGCTGAACAAATTCGCCACTTAGCGGATTATGGTAAGTTGCCTGAGCGTAAGGTAGCGAGCGATGTTACAGTGAATGTATCAGCTAAAAAGGAAATTCTGTCTGAGGATCTATCCAAAGACGATACAATATCCGAGCAAAGAGAAGATGATCAAACTCCTCCTACACCACCGGATATGGAAACAAACGATCCTAATAAATTGTAAGAATTCTGAGTGTCCCATCATATGAATGGGGCACTTTTTTTGAAAAGGGATAGAATGCTAACAGGAAGTTGGTCATGAAGGCGTTGCCACAGGATGTGGCGTACTTAGTCTTTGTTCGTTAAATAAGGGGCTTCAGCTTTTTGATTAATCCAGCTTCAGGGCCTAGGAGCTCGGGACATAAGCATGATCTCTGCGGGAGGAAAGAGCACCTCCCTCCGAGTATTCGTCTTATGCTTGTCGCTCCTGACCAGTCGTCTCAGCTTTTTGATGTAATCTAGCTTCAGGGCCTAACCGCTCGAGACATAAGTGTAGCTGCTGCGGGAGAGAAAAAGCGCTCTCCCTCCGCACCTCCTCTTATGCTTGTCGCGGTTGACCAAGGCCCTTCAGCTTTTTTGATAGGGGGTTTTTGCATGTTATTGGTGATGGATGTGGGGAATACGAATATTTCGATTGGTGTTTATAGGGATGATGATCTTTGTTTTCATTGGAGAATTGGTACGAATCGGGGAAAAACTGAAGATGAATACGGAATGATATTTAATCAGTTGTTGAGTCATGTTGGGTTAACCTTCCATGATGTAAAAGGAATGATTCTTTCCTCTGTTGTGCCTCCCATAATGTCTTCACTTGAAAGAATGTGTACAAAATACTTTCAACTGAGGCCTTTGGTTGTTGGGCCTGGTGTTAAAACGGGATTAAATATAAAATATGATAATCCTAAAGAAGTTGGGGCAGATCGAATCGTGAATGCTGTGGCTGCAATTCATGATTATGGAGCGCCAATCATTATAGTAGACTTTGGTACAGCGACAACGTATTGTTATGTAAATGAGCATAGCCAGTATTTAGGAGGGGTGATTGCCCCGGGAATTGAAATTTCTACAGAGGCGCTCTATTCGAAGGCTGCTAAACTGCCCAGGATAGAGATTGTTCGTCCTGCCAATATCATTGGGAAGAATACAGTAAACGCTATGCAGTCCGGCGTTTTATATGGTTTTATTGGACAGGTAGAAGGAATTGTAACCAGGATAAAAAAACAGAGTAAGCAGAATCCTATGGTTATCGCTACTGGCGGAAGAGCATCTATGATTGCAAATGAAACATCCATAATTGATGTTGTCGATCCGTATTTAACATTAAAAGGTCTGCAAATCATCTATTCAAAGAATATACAACAATAATCCTGTAATGGATTTGGAAGGAGTTTATCATGAACGATTATTTAGTTAAAGCACTAGCATTTGATGGACAAGTAAGGGCGTATGCAGTCTCAAGTACGCAAACTATTGCAGAGGCACAAAGAAGACAGGATTCTTGGCGTACAGCATCTGCTGCGTTGGGAAGAGCAATGACAGCGGCTGTAATGATGGGAGCCATGCAAAAAGGCGAAGCAAAGATTACTATTAAAATTGAGGGTGATGGTCCGATTGGTCCGGTTATCATTGATAGTAATGCAAAGGGTGAGGTTAGGGGATATCTGACAAACCCTCATGTTGATTTTGAGTCTAATGAACATGGAAAACTTGATGTAAGACGTGCTATTGGTACAAATGGTACGTTAACTGTTGTTAAAGATATTGGATTAAGAGATAATTTCTCTGGCCAAGTTCCTTTAATTTCAGGCGAGCTTGGTGAAGACTTTACTTATTATTTTGTTGCCTCTGAGCAAACTCCTTCATCTGTAGGAGTCGGTGTTTTGGTTAATCCGGATGACTCGATTCTTGCTGCGGGTGGATTTATTATCCAGCTAATGCCCGGCACGGAAGAAGAGGTTATAGAAAAAATAGAGAAAGCTCTAGGATCAATTCCGCCTATATCCAAAATGATTCAGGATGGTTTAACTCCGGAAGAAGTACTTAATAAAGTATTGGGAGAAACAAACGTAAAAATATTAGAAAAAATGCCAATATCGTTCCAGTGTCAATGTTCCAAGGATAGGATAGCAAATGCTTTAATCAGTCTTGGAAAAGAAGAATTAGAAGATATGATCGAGACAGATGGTCAGGCTGAAACCCAATGTCATTTCTGTAATGAAAAATATATATTTACCAAAGAGGAGCTTCAGGAGCTAAAAGACACAGCTAAGTAATTTATTGGAGGAGTTACTTTGTCAAGTAAGCAATGTTGGTCCATTATCGCCGGTTTAATTCTATTGAATATTGTGACTGTCCTTTACTTTACGGTGGGGGAAAATTCAATGAAGGAAGATGCAACGGAAATTGTTGCTGCAGTAGGGGATGAAGAGATTAGCCGTCCAGACTGGCTCGCTGAATTGGAAAGGATACATGGCAAAGATGTATTAACTACAATGGTAAATGAAGAAGTTATTCTTCAATTGGCGGCTAAGCATCAGCTGACTGTTTCTGAGGATGAGATGAAAGTGGAGGCTGTTCTTCGGCAAGCGTTATATGGTTTTACTGGAAATTCACCCGCTCATATAAGTGATAAGGAGCACAAAAAGAAACTTGAAGTTTCAATTCTGCTTGAGAAGTTGTTGACAAAGGATGCCGTTATAACAGACAAGGAAGTTGAGTCTTACTATAAAAGTAATGAAAGCTTATTAAAGTTCACTGATCTCTATCGTCTATCCCATATCGTACTTAGTGAAAAGGCAAAAGCAAATGCGATTATTAAGGAATTGAAGGCGGGAACTGATTTTGCTGCAATGGCAATAGAGCGCTCGGAAGATAAATATACGGCCAATAATGGTGGAGAATTAGGGTATATATCTTTAGATTCCGAGTCTGTCCCTGAAGAATATAAAGAAACTGCGGCTTCATTAAAACCAGGGGAATGGAGTCAGCCAATTAAGATCAAGGATGGATATGCGATACTCTATTTGCGTGATCAGATTGGTAAATCCGAACTATCCTTTGGAAAAATAAAATCTAATCTTAAAAGAAAGACTGCAATGGAACAAATGAATATACCTGTATCTGCAGATATGCTTTGGGAACAGTATGATGTGGATTGGATTTATGGAAAATAGAGTCATGTGCTCTATTTTCTTTTATATACTGTAAATGAGCCATAAAGATTATTTCACATGGTTAGATGCGAGAAAATCTGGGAATTTAGAAGTATAATAGTTGACAGAAAGCGTAAAAATAGCTAAATTGTATATAAAACCAATGAAAATACTATGGATTAGGGGTGGATAAGTTGGGTAAAATAGCAAATAATATTTCTGAATTAATAGGTAATACACCTGTTGTTAAATTAAATAAGATTGTAGAAGATGGATCTGCAGAGGTTTATTTGAAATTGGAATATATGAATCCGGGAAGCAGTGTTAAGGATCGTATCGCACTTGCCATGATTGAAGATGCCGAGGAAAAAGGTCTTCTAAAGCCGGGTACAACGATAGTTGAACCAACAAGCGGTAATACAGGCATTGGGTTGGCATGGGTTGCAGCAGCAAAAGGGTATAAAGCTATATTGGTAATGCCGGATACAATGAGTATGGAACGCCGTAACTTATTGAAGGCATATGGAGCCCAACTTATTCTTACTCCTGGTAAAGATGGAATGAAAGGTGCAATTGCTAAGGCGGAGGAACTTGTTAATGAACATGGGTACTTTATGCCGCAGCAGTTTAAAAATGAGGCCAATCCAGAAGTCCATAGAAAAACAACCGGTAAAGAAATTGTAGAACAAATGGGCGATCAATTGGATGCCTTTATATCCGGTATAGGTACAGGCGGAACTATTACGGGTGCTGGAGAAGTGCTGCGTGAGAAATACAAAGATATTAAAATTATTGCAGTTGAACCAGCGGATTCACCGATTCTATCAGGCGGTACTCCAGGGCCTCACAAAATTCAGGGGATTGGTGCAGGCTTTATACCTGATACATTAAATACAAATATTTATGATGAAATTATAAAAGTTGAAAATGAACAAGCCTTTGAACAAGCAAGAAAAGCTGCTAAAGAAGAGGGTATTCTTGGTGGTATTTCTGCAGGGGCAGCTATTTTTGCAGCATTGGAAGTTGCCAAAAAACTTGGTGCCGGCAAAAAAGTTCTAGCAATCATCCCGGATAATGGTGAAAGATATTTAAGTACACCATTATATAACTTTGAAGATTAATCGTATAGAAGAGTAAATAAGCTAAACATATGGAGGAGGCTAAATGCCTCCTTTTGTTTTGGTTTTCTGTGTTTCTTTCTTTTTTACAAATAACATGTGGTATAGTGATTTGCATAGAGTAATTTCGGAGTCTAATTAAAGGAGCAAATTATTATGGAACTACCACAAAAAAAGATGATTCTAGAATGTGGACAATATAGATTGGAACTTGGACAAAGCACTAAGATTATGGGAATTTTAAATATCACTCCGGATTCGTTTTCTGATGGAGGCCAGTTTAACAAAGTAGAACAAGCGGTTTTGCGTGCAAAGGAAATGATAAAAGCTGGAGCAGATATCATTGATATCGGTGGTGAGTCGACGAGACCTGGCCATCAGCGAATTTCGTCAGATGAAGAATTGGAGCGAATCATTCCTGTTATTAAGGAATTAACAAAAGAGATCAATGTACCGATCTCGGTAGATACATATAAAGCGGATGTGGCAAAAGAAGCACTTCATGCAGGGGCAACTATCATAAACGATGTTTGGGGAGCTAAAGGTGATGAGGAAATGGCCCGTGTTGCTGCCGATTCAGGCGCTCCGATCATCCTCATGCATAATCGTAAGCAGGCTTCCTATGATCATTTTTTGCGTGATGTTTTAAATGATTTATATGAAAGTATTCAGATTGTTAAAGATGCTGGAGTTAGTAACGATAAAATTGTGCTGGATCCAGGTATCGGCTTCGCGAAGTCACTGGAGGAGAACTTGCTGATGATGCGAAATTTAGACATATTGACCAGCCTGGGTTACCCCGTCTTATTGGGAACATCACGTAAATCAATGATCGGCAGAACACTTGATCTACCAGTAGAGGAAAGAATGGAAGGTACAGGGGCGACAATATGTTTAGGGGTTCAGCAGGGGTGTCAAATCATAAGGGTGCATGATGTGAAAGAGATGTCCCGTATGGCCCGTATGATGGATGCGATGCTTGGAAAGGTGAAAGTAAATGGATAAAATAATTCTTGAAAATATGGAATTTTATGGATACCATGGTGTTTATGAAGAAGAAAATAAGCTTGGACAGCGTTATAGAGTAAGTGCAGAATTGTATATGGATCTGCAAGTCGCCGGAGAAACAGATGATCTGAATAAATCGGTTAATTATGCTGAAATATACACTTTATGTAAGGCTATTGTGGAAGGAAAGCCATATAATCTAATCGAAGCAGTGGCAGAAAAGATATCAGCAGAAATTTTAGGCACATATTCAATTATTCATTCATGCAAAATCAAGGTTGTGAAACCAGACCCACCGATACCGGGTCACTACGATTTTGTTGCAGTTGAGATTATAAGGGAGCAAGAGCAGCATGATGAATAAAGTTTATATTGGATTAGGTACAAATGTAGGGGATAGAGAATCGAATTTAAAGGATGCCATAAGCGAATTGGCAGCAGTACCTGAAATTGAGATTATATCTTTATCATCTATATATGAGACAAATCCAGTAGGCTATTTAGAACAAGGTAAATTTTTGAATATGGTTGTTTGTATAAACACAACTTTCGATGCACAAACACTATTGGTTACCTGCATGAAGATAGAACAAAATCTTGGCAGAAAAAGGGAAATTAGGTGGGGTCCGCGAACAATAGACCTTGACATTTTGTTATATAATCAAGAAAATATTGTAACGAAAAACCTAATTGTCCCTCATCCGCGGATGCTTGATAGGGCCTTTGTGGTTATCCCGCTCGTGGAGATAGATAAGGACATCATTCTGCCTAATATGGAAAAACCTATAAGGGAAATCATGGATGATATCCCCGAAAAAGAAGGGGTTCGGATATGGAAGCGGAAAAATGGGGAAGGCGTATTAGGGCATTTAGAAAGCTGAAAGGTTTTACTCAAGAGGAATTTGCAAGGGAGTTATCTGTCTCTGTCTCAATGCTTGGCGAGGTAGAAAGAGGCAACCGAATACCCTCTGAGCGCTTTTTGCAGGATATTGCAAATCAGTTGGACATTACAGTGGAGGAACTAAAACCTCTCGTTAAATAGATTTAATGATAAGTGCAAGTAAAGGATAGGGAGGAATTGAATTGTTGAAGATTGGCAATGTCGAAATGAAGAATCCGGTTGTACTTGCACCTATGGCCGGAGTTTGTAACTCAGCATTTCGTTTAACAGTTAAGGAATTTGGGGTAGGGCTTGTTTGTGCAGAAATGGTTAGTGATAGGGGAATAATTTATGGAAATGAAAAAACCCTCAACATGCTCTATATTGATGAACGAGAAAAGCCATTGAGCCTTCAAATTTTTGGTGGAGAAAAAGAATCGCTTGTTCAGGCTGCTCAGTTTGTGGATAAGAACACCAATGCAGATATAATTGATATTAATATGGGCTGTCCTGTTAACAAGATTATTAAATGTGAAGCGGGAGCCAGATGGTTACTAAATCCGGATAAGATTTATGAGATGGTTTCAGCTGTAGTTGATAAAGTAGATAAACCGGTTACGGTTAAAATGAGAATTGGCTGGGATGACAAGCATATATTTGTTGAAGAGAATGCAAGGGCAGTTGAAAGAGCGGGCGGAAGTGCGATATCTGTCCATGGACGTACTCGGGTTCAAATGTATGAAGGAACGGCAAACTGGGATTATATCCGTATGGCAAAAGAAGCTGTCAATATACCGGTTATTGGAAATGGGGATGTACAGACTCCGCAGGATGCCAAGAGGATGCTTGAAGAAACTGGCTGTGATGGAGTCATGATCGGTCGTGCTGCACTCGGGAATCCGTGGATGATGTACCAAACCGTTAAGTATTTAGAAAATGGGTTCCTTTTGCCGGAGCCATCTGTTCGTGAAAAAATCGATGTTTGCGTCCTGCATCTTGACCGCCTTATTGCATTGAAGGATGAGTTTATCGCTGTGCGTGAGATGAGAAAACACGCAGCTTGGTATTTGAAAGGTATTAAAGGAAGCGGTAGAATCAGAAATGAGATAAATGAGTGCAACACACGTGAACAATTGGTAGGGCTGCTTTATAATATGGTGGAAGATATTGAACTCCATGAAGCCGTTCGTGCAGTTTGATGATTTGACAGTACCTGATATACTGTATAATAAGTATGTAGAAACTGCCGGTAAAACCGGCAGTTTTTATGATACTTTTAAAAGGATAATGATATTTTTTATATATTAGGTTCTAAGGTTGTGTAAAATAAAGGAACAGTATATACGTGATAGAGATGGAGTGGAAATAAGATGAGCAATTATGAAGAATTAAACGACCAATTAAAAGTCAGACGTGACAAAATGAACCGCATCCAAGAAATGGGCATAGATCCATTTGGCAAAAGATTCGAACGTACACATTTGGCTCAAGAAATTAGCAATGAATATGCAGATGTGGAAAAAGAGGATTTAGAAGCAAAGAATGCGGAAGTATCTATAGCTGGCAGAATTATGACAAAGCGTGGAAAAGGAAAAGCAGGCTTTGCTCATATTAAAGATGTGAGCGGTCAAATTCAAATATATGTGCGTAAAGATGCTATTGGGGAAGAAGCTTATGAGCTATTCACTATGGCTGACCTTGGCGATATTGTAGGTATTAAAGGAACGGTATTTAAAACTAAAGTGGGAGAGCTTTCTATAAAAGTAAGCCAGTTTACATATCTTACTAAGTCCCTTCGTCCTCTTCCGGAAAAATATCATGGATTAAAAGATATTGAAGAGCGCTATCGTAAGAGATATTTAGACTTAATTACAAGTGAAGAAAGCCAAAAAACATTTGTAACACGCAGTCGTATCATTCAAGCAATGAGACGTTACTTTGACGACCAAGGATTCCTTGAGGTTGAAACACCAATGCTTCATTCAATTGCTGGTGGTGCATCTGCACGTCCGTTTATAACGCATCATAATGCGCTTGATATGCCTATGTATATGCGTATTGCCATTGAATTACACTTGAAAAGGCTTATTGTTGGTGGTTTGGAAAAAGTATACGAAATCGGCCGAGTATTTAGAAATGAAGGAGTGTCCACAAGACATAATCCTGAGTTCACAATGCTTGAGCTTTACGAAGCTTATGCTGACTACAATGATGTAATGGACTTGACTGAAAATGTCATTGCTTATATTGCAAAAGAAGTTTTAGGAACAACTGTCATTCCTTACGGTGATTATGAAGTGGATTTAACACCAAAATGGACAAGACTTCATATGGTAGATGCAATTAAAGAATACGTAGGTGTAGATTTCTGGAAAGAAACATCAGTTGAAGAAGCGCGTGCGCTTGCTAAAGAACATGATGTCCAAATTACTGAATCTATGACATACGGTCATATTGTTAACGAATTCTTCGAGCAAAAAATCGAGGAGAAGTTAATACAACCAACCTTCATTTATGGTCATCCGGTAGAAATTTCTCCGTTGGCTAAAAAGAATGAGGATGATCCACGCTTTACTGATCGTTTTGAGTTATTTATCGTGGGACGTGAGCATGCGAACGCCTTCACTGAGCTAAATGATCCAATTGATCAGCGTCAACGCTTTGAAGCGCAATTAAAAGAGCGTGAACAAGGTAATGATGAAGCACATATGATGGACGATGATTATATAGAAGCATTGGAGTATGGTATGCCTCCAACAGGAGGTCTTGGAATTGGTATGGACCGTCTAATTATGCTACTAACTAATTCACCTTCAATTCGTGATGTACTGTTATTCCCGTTAATGAGACATAGATAAGATTTTAAAGAAGAAGCTGCCGATTAAGGGCAGCTTCTTCTTTATTTTCTTTCATTCGTATAATTGATATATGAAGATAAGGATATAAATCTAAGCTTCATAGTATAAGAAAGGATAAAA
Coding sequences:
- the tilS gene encoding tRNA lysidine(34) synthetase TilS, encoding MLEAKVTAYINKKQLINHNDTILVGVSGGPDSLALLAYLNSIKKSYNLTLVVAHVDHMFRGEESFEEYLFVEKICEEWGIPFEGSRIDVPKYIKDTGKNPQQASRDCRYAFYRDIMEKYAAQKLALAHHKDDQAESVLMNLIRGTSGMARIGIPLKRLFGGGWIIRPFLAVTREDILEYCTEMNLNPRIDPSNEKDIYTRNRFRKYILPMIKKENSKALDHIQRFSEDLEQDEGFLMVLAEKEYNSLELTEKDGILKVPISSLGKVPKPLQRRVIHLILNYLYQVKPYVFSYVHIECIQSLLTESNPSTSVQLPSGLQVTKAYDQLLFHFGRLPSVTLSKELRIPGKTALANGAVIETVLLDPLSEKWEHASRYTCILPLSEEDLPLRVRNKRDGDRYQPKGFTGHKKLKKLFLEHKIPVHERESWPIIVNKNDQIVWIPGLQKINLEKTPMPAIMIKYVE
- the folP gene encoding dihydropteroate synthase, coding for MELPQKKMILECGQYRLELGQSTKIMGILNITPDSFSDGGQFNKVEQAVLRAKEMIKAGADIIDIGGESTRPGHQRISSDEELERIIPVIKELTKEINVPISVDTYKADVAKEALHAGATIINDVWGAKGDEEMARVAADSGAPIILMHNRKQASYDHFLRDVLNDLYESIQIVKDAGVSNDKIVLDPGIGFAKSLEENLLMMRNLDILTSLGYPVLLGTSRKSMIGRTLDLPVEERMEGTGATICLGVQQGCQIIRVHDVKEMSRMARMMDAMLGKVKVNG
- the hslO gene encoding Hsp33 family molecular chaperone HslO, which translates into the protein MNDYLVKALAFDGQVRAYAVSSTQTIAEAQRRQDSWRTASAALGRAMTAAVMMGAMQKGEAKITIKIEGDGPIGPVIIDSNAKGEVRGYLTNPHVDFESNEHGKLDVRRAIGTNGTLTVVKDIGLRDNFSGQVPLISGELGEDFTYYFVASEQTPSSVGVGVLVNPDDSILAAGGFIIQLMPGTEEEVIEKIEKALGSIPPISKMIQDGLTPEEVLNKVLGETNVKILEKMPISFQCQCSKDRIANALISLGKEELEDMIETDGQAETQCHFCNEKYIFTKEELQELKDTAK
- the folB gene encoding dihydroneopterin aldolase produces the protein MDKIILENMEFYGYHGVYEEENKLGQRYRVSAELYMDLQVAGETDDLNKSVNYAEIYTLCKAIVEGKPYNLIEAVAEKISAEILGTYSIIHSCKIKVVKPDPPIPGHYDFVAVEIIREQEQHDE
- a CDS encoding type III pantothenate kinase, with amino-acid sequence MLLVMDVGNTNISIGVYRDDDLCFHWRIGTNRGKTEDEYGMIFNQLLSHVGLTFHDVKGMILSSVVPPIMSSLERMCTKYFQLRPLVVGPGVKTGLNIKYDNPKEVGADRIVNAVAAIHDYGAPIIIVDFGTATTYCYVNEHSQYLGGVIAPGIEISTEALYSKAAKLPRIEIVRPANIIGKNTVNAMQSGVLYGFIGQVEGIVTRIKKQSKQNPMVIATGGRASMIANETSIIDVVDPYLTLKGLQIIYSKNIQQ
- the hpt gene encoding hypoxanthine phosphoribosyltransferase, whose amino-acid sequence is MTIHNDIEKILISEEEIQGKIKELGALLTEEYEDLNPLVIGVLKGAMPFMNDLLKHVDSYLEMDFMDVSSYGTSTVSSGEVKIIKDLNTSVEGRDLLIIEDIIDSGLTLSYLVDLFKYRKAKSIKLVTLLDKPSGRKADIHADYACFNVPDEFVVGYGLDYMEKYRNIPYIGVLKREVYETAK
- the cysK gene encoding cysteine synthase A; protein product: MGKIANNISELIGNTPVVKLNKIVEDGSAEVYLKLEYMNPGSSVKDRIALAMIEDAEEKGLLKPGTTIVEPTSGNTGIGLAWVAAAKGYKAILVMPDTMSMERRNLLKAYGAQLILTPGKDGMKGAIAKAEELVNEHGYFMPQQFKNEANPEVHRKTTGKEIVEQMGDQLDAFISGIGTGGTITGAGEVLREKYKDIKIIAVEPADSPILSGGTPGPHKIQGIGAGFIPDTLNTNIYDEIIKVENEQAFEQARKAAKEEGILGGISAGAAIFAALEVAKKLGAGKKVLAIIPDNGERYLSTPLYNFED
- the ftsH gene encoding ATP-dependent zinc metalloprotease FtsH, with the protein product MNRIFRNTIFYLLIFVAIIGVVSVFNQNSEPTKHISNNEFIESLEKGEVKSADLQVERGVYSVKGQLKDAKENEYYLTYILAEQAEEVTDLIDEQGVKSTVAPAKETSVWVTFLTSIIPFVIILLLFFFLMNSAQGGGNKVMSFGKSKAKLYSEEKKKVRFKDVAGADEEKQELVEVVEFLKDPRKFAELGARIPKGVLLVGPPGTGKTLLARAVAGEAGVPFFSISGSDFVEMFVGVGASRVRDLFENAKKNAPCIIFIDEIDAVGRQRGAGLGGGHDEREQTLNQLLVEMDGFGANEGIIIIAATNRPDILDPALLRPGRFDRQITVDRPDLIGREAVLRVHAQNKPLDENVDLKAIAMRTPGFSGADLENLLNEAALVAARQDKKKVDMSDIDEATDRVIAGPAKKSRVISKKERNIVAFHESGHTVIGLVLDEADMVHKVTIVPRGQAGGYAVMLPREDRYFMTKPELFDKITGLLGGRVAEEIVFGEVSTGAHNDFQRATSIARKMVTEYGMSDKLGPMQFGQASGGQVFLGRDINSEQNYSDKIAYEIDIEIQNIIKTCYERARKILTENRSKLDLIANTLLEIETLDAEQIRHLADYGKLPERKVASDVTVNVSAKKEILSEDLSKDDTISEQREDDQTPPTPPDMETNDPNKL
- a CDS encoding peptidyl-prolyl cis-trans isomerase; translated protein: MSSKQCWSIIAGLILLNIVTVLYFTVGENSMKEDATEIVAAVGDEEISRPDWLAELERIHGKDVLTTMVNEEVILQLAAKHQLTVSEDEMKVEAVLRQALYGFTGNSPAHISDKEHKKKLEVSILLEKLLTKDAVITDKEVESYYKSNESLLKFTDLYRLSHIVLSEKAKANAIIKELKAGTDFAAMAIERSEDKYTANNGGELGYISLDSESVPEEYKETAASLKPGEWSQPIKIKDGYAILYLRDQIGKSELSFGKIKSNLKRKTAMEQMNIPVSADMLWEQYDVDWIYGK